The following are encoded in a window of Manihot esculenta cultivar AM560-2 chromosome 8, M.esculenta_v8, whole genome shotgun sequence genomic DNA:
- the LOC110621167 gene encoding calcium-transporting ATPase 4, plasma membrane-type isoform X2 — translation MASIRAVYLTGKRFMGVGIATEGWPKGMYDGLGIILSVFLVVMVTAISDYKQALQFRDLDKEKKKIYIQVIRDGRTQEVSIYDLVIGDVVQLSTGDIVPADGIYIIGYSLVIDESSLSGESEPVNIDNQKPFLLSGTKVQDGSGKMLVTAVGMKTEWGKLMETLNEGGEDETPLQVKLNGVATIIGKIGVAFAVLTFLVLTVRFLVEKALLKEFTHWSSHDAFTLLDYFAIAVTIIVVAVPEGLPLAVTLSLAFAMKKLMYDKALVRHLAACETMGSASCICTDKTGTLTTNHMVVDKIWICGKAKAINNNSSEDILGSEISKSVLSILLQVIFQNTGCEISKLEDGRMKILGTPTEKALLEFGFLLGGDLDSHRKAFQILKVKPFNSVRKKMSVLVALPEGGLWATCKGASEIVLTMCDKVIDDSGKAANLSEEQTRNISDVINGFASEALRTLCLAFKDLDDNSEQSDIPDFGYTLVAIIGIKDPLRPGVKDAVRICLEAGITVRMVTGDNINTAKAIAKECGILTENGLAIEAPDFRRKTAEEMRGIIPYIQVMARSSPADKHTLVTNLRNMFGEVVAVTGDGTNDAPALHEADIGLAMGKSGTEVARENADVIIMDDNFTTIVNVAKRGRAVYRNIQKFVQFQLTVNVVALVINFVSACISGSAPLTAVQLLWVNMIMDTLGALALATEPPVDELMKRPPVGRGESFITRAMWRNIFGQSIYQLVVLAILNFDGKRLLGLSGSDATKTVNTLIFNSFVFCQVFNEINSRDIEKINVFQGIFSSKIFVAVIVSTVTFQVIIVEFLGTFASTVPLSWQLWLLSVLIGAVSVPVAVVVKCIPVHRRAAEHHDGYDALSTGPELT, via the exons ATGGCATCCATCAGAGCAGTATACCTAACAGGCAAAAGATTTATGG GTGTAGGAATTGCTACTGAAGGATGGCCAAAGGGCATGTATGATGGTTTAGGAATCATACTCAGTGTATTCTTGGTAGTCATGGTTACTGCTATTAGCGACTATAAGCAGGCCTTGCAATTCAGGGACCTGGACAAGGAGAAAAAAAAGATTTATATCCAAGTAATAAGGGATGGGAGAACGCAAGAAGTCTCCATTTATGACTTGGTTATTGGAGATGTTGTTCAATTATCTACTGGAGACATAGTTCCAGCTGATGGGATTTACATAATAGGATATAGCTTAGTGATTGATGAGTCAAGCTTGTCAGGGGAGAGTGAACCTGTGAATATAGATAACCAAAAACCTTTTCTTCTCTCGGGAACCAAAGTGCAAGATGGTTCAGGAaagatgctagtgacagctgtTGGTATGAAAACCGAATGGGGAAAATTGATGGAAACTCTGAATGAGGGTGGAGAAGATGAGACCCCACTACAGGTGAAGCTGAATGGTGTTGCTACAATTATCGGAAAAATTGGTGTGGCTTTTGCTGTGCTTACATTTTTGGTATTGACTGTGCGGTTTTTGGTGGAGAAAGCACTTCTCAAGGAATTCACACATTGGTCTTCACATGATGCATTCACACTTCTGGACTACTTTGCTATAGCAGTAACTATAATTGTTGTTGCTGTTCCTGAAGGATTACCGTTGGCAGTGACTTTGAGTCTTGCCTTTGCAATGAAAAAATTGATGTATGACAAGGCATTAGTCAGGCATCTTGCTGCATGTGAGACAATGGGTTCTGCTAGTTGTATTTGCACTGATAAAACAGGGACCTTAACTACTAACCACATGGTAGTTGATAAAATATGGATATGTGGAAAAGCTAAAGCTATTAACAACAATAGCAGTGAGGACATTTTGGGATCGGAAATATCTAAAAGTGTCTTGAGCATCCTTCTGCAGGTTATATTTCAAAATACAGGCTGTGAAATAAGTAAGCTCGAAGATGGACGGATGAAAATTTTGGGAACACCAACTGAAAAAGCACTATTAGAATTTGGCTTTCTTTTGGGTGGTGATTTGGATTCACATCGCAAAGCGTTTCAGATACTCAAGGTTAAGCCTTTCAATTCAGTCAGGAAAAAGATGTCTGTGCTTGTAGCTCTTCCTGAAGGGGGATTGTGGGCAACTTGCAAAGGCGCATCTGAAATTGTATTAACAATGTGTGACAAGGTTATTGATGATAGTGGAAAAGCTGCTAACCTGTCTGAAGAACAGACCAGGAATATCTCAGATGTTATAAATGGCTTTGCCTCTGAAGCTCTGAGAACCCTGTGCTTGGCTTTTAAAGATCTAGATGATAATTCTGAACAAAGCGACATCCCTGATTTTGGCTACACATTGGTAGCCATCATTGGAATCAAGGATCCATTGCGACCTGGAGTCAAGGATGCAGTTCGAATTTGTTTAGAAGCTGGAATTACTGTTCGTATGGTAACTGGCGATAATATAAATACAGCTAAAGCTATAGCCAAAGAATGTGGCATACTTACTGAGAATGGCTTGGCCATAGAAGCACCAGACTTTCGTAGGAAGACTGCTGAGGAGATGAGGGGCATCATACCATATATCCAG GTGATGGCTCGATCTTCACCTGCGGACAAACACACCTTGGTAACTAATTTGAGGAATATGTTTGGAGAAGTTGTAGCAGTAACTGGAGATGGGACCAACGATGCTCCAGCTTTGCATGAGGCAGACATTGGACTTGCAATGGGGAAATCAGGAACGGag GTTGCAAGAGAGAATGCAGATGTCATTATAATGGATGACAATTTTACAACCATCGTAAATGTTGCTAAAAGGGGACGAGCTGTCTATAGAAACATTCAAAAGTTTGTGCAGTTCCAGCTAACAGTTAATGTAGTAGCTCTTGTAATCAATTTTGTCTCTGCATGCATCTCAG GGTCTGCTCCTTTAACTGCTGTGCAGTTGCTTTGGGTCAACATGATAATGGACACCCTTGGTGCATTGGCACTAGCAACAGAACCTCCTGTTGATGAATTGATGAAAAGGCCTCCTGTAGGCAGGGGTGAAAGCTTCATTACAAGGGCCATGTGGAGGAATATATTTGGCCAGAGTATTTATCAACTGGTTGTACTTGCCATTCTCAATTTCGATGGGAAGCGCCTATTAGGACTGAGTGGCTCAGATGCCACTAAAACTGTCAATACTTTGATATTCAACTCCTTTGTTTTTTGCCAG GTCTTCAATGAAATAAACAGCCGCGACATAGAGAAGATAAATGTATTCCAGGGCATATTCAGCAGCAAGATATTTGTAGCTGTTATTGTTTCAACAGTGACATTCCAAGTAATCATAGTGGAGTTCTTGGGAACTTTTGCAAGCACTGTGCCACTAAGCTGGCAACTATGGCTTCTCAGCGTCTTAATCGGAGCAGTTAGTGTGCCGGTCGCAGTTGTCGTCAAGTGCATACCTGTCCACAGACGCGCTGCAGAGCACCATGATGGCTATGATGCTCTATCTACTGGTCCGGAACTCACTTGA
- the LOC110621167 gene encoding putative calcium-transporting ATPase 11, plasma membrane-type isoform X1, with protein sequence MESLLKDFEVEHKNPNEEALRRWRKAVSIVKNPRRRFRMVADLVKRSEAEKKKRSIQEKIRVALYVKKAALQFIDAATAADAAGGLPAEHKLSDEVREAGFGIEPNELASIAHDHDIKALRANGGVEGIALLVSVSLKDGIHQSSIPNRQKIYGCNRYTEKPPRSFLMFVWDAMQDLTLIILMVCAVVSIGVGIATEGWPKGMYDGLGIILSVFLVVMVTAISDYKQALQFRDLDKEKKKIYIQVIRDGRTQEVSIYDLVIGDVVQLSTGDIVPADGIYIIGYSLVIDESSLSGESEPVNIDNQKPFLLSGTKVQDGSGKMLVTAVGMKTEWGKLMETLNEGGEDETPLQVKLNGVATIIGKIGVAFAVLTFLVLTVRFLVEKALLKEFTHWSSHDAFTLLDYFAIAVTIIVVAVPEGLPLAVTLSLAFAMKKLMYDKALVRHLAACETMGSASCICTDKTGTLTTNHMVVDKIWICGKAKAINNNSSEDILGSEISKSVLSILLQVIFQNTGCEISKLEDGRMKILGTPTEKALLEFGFLLGGDLDSHRKAFQILKVKPFNSVRKKMSVLVALPEGGLWATCKGASEIVLTMCDKVIDDSGKAANLSEEQTRNISDVINGFASEALRTLCLAFKDLDDNSEQSDIPDFGYTLVAIIGIKDPLRPGVKDAVRICLEAGITVRMVTGDNINTAKAIAKECGILTENGLAIEAPDFRRKTAEEMRGIIPYIQVMARSSPADKHTLVTNLRNMFGEVVAVTGDGTNDAPALHEADIGLAMGKSGTEVARENADVIIMDDNFTTIVNVAKRGRAVYRNIQKFVQFQLTVNVVALVINFVSACISGSAPLTAVQLLWVNMIMDTLGALALATEPPVDELMKRPPVGRGESFITRAMWRNIFGQSIYQLVVLAILNFDGKRLLGLSGSDATKTVNTLIFNSFVFCQVFNEINSRDIEKINVFQGIFSSKIFVAVIVSTVTFQVIIVEFLGTFASTVPLSWQLWLLSVLIGAVSVPVAVVVKCIPVHRRAAEHHDGYDALSTGPELT encoded by the exons ATGGAGAGCCTGTTGAAGGACTTTGAAGTGGAGCACAAGAATCCCAACGAGGAAGCCTTGCGGAGATGGAGAAAGGCAGTTTCCATCGTCAAGAATCCACGGCGTAGGTTCCGTATGGTTGCTGATCTCGTCAAGcgatctgaggcagagaagaagAAACGGAGCATCCAG GAAAAAATTCGAGTTGCTTTATACGTCAAAAAAGCAGCTCTGCAGTTCATTGATG CTGCCACAGCAGCTGATGCAGCAGGTGGTTTGCCAGCTGAACACAAGCTTTCAGACGAGGTCAGAGAAGCAGGCTTTGGAATTGAACCAAATGAACTTGCATCTATTGCTCATGACCATGATATTAAGGCTTTAAGAGCCAATGGTGGAGTTGAAGGGATTGCACTGCTAGTTTCTGTCTCACTGAAAGATGGCATCCATCAGAGCAGTATACCTAACAGGCAAAAGATTTATGGGTGCAACCGTTATACTGAAAAACCTCCTAGAAGTTTTTTGATGTTTGTTTGGGATGCGATGCAGGACTTAACGCTAATAATCCTTATGGTTTGTGCTGTGGTTTCTATAGGTGTAGGAATTGCTACTGAAGGATGGCCAAAGGGCATGTATGATGGTTTAGGAATCATACTCAGTGTATTCTTGGTAGTCATGGTTACTGCTATTAGCGACTATAAGCAGGCCTTGCAATTCAGGGACCTGGACAAGGAGAAAAAAAAGATTTATATCCAAGTAATAAGGGATGGGAGAACGCAAGAAGTCTCCATTTATGACTTGGTTATTGGAGATGTTGTTCAATTATCTACTGGAGACATAGTTCCAGCTGATGGGATTTACATAATAGGATATAGCTTAGTGATTGATGAGTCAAGCTTGTCAGGGGAGAGTGAACCTGTGAATATAGATAACCAAAAACCTTTTCTTCTCTCGGGAACCAAAGTGCAAGATGGTTCAGGAaagatgctagtgacagctgtTGGTATGAAAACCGAATGGGGAAAATTGATGGAAACTCTGAATGAGGGTGGAGAAGATGAGACCCCACTACAGGTGAAGCTGAATGGTGTTGCTACAATTATCGGAAAAATTGGTGTGGCTTTTGCTGTGCTTACATTTTTGGTATTGACTGTGCGGTTTTTGGTGGAGAAAGCACTTCTCAAGGAATTCACACATTGGTCTTCACATGATGCATTCACACTTCTGGACTACTTTGCTATAGCAGTAACTATAATTGTTGTTGCTGTTCCTGAAGGATTACCGTTGGCAGTGACTTTGAGTCTTGCCTTTGCAATGAAAAAATTGATGTATGACAAGGCATTAGTCAGGCATCTTGCTGCATGTGAGACAATGGGTTCTGCTAGTTGTATTTGCACTGATAAAACAGGGACCTTAACTACTAACCACATGGTAGTTGATAAAATATGGATATGTGGAAAAGCTAAAGCTATTAACAACAATAGCAGTGAGGACATTTTGGGATCGGAAATATCTAAAAGTGTCTTGAGCATCCTTCTGCAGGTTATATTTCAAAATACAGGCTGTGAAATAAGTAAGCTCGAAGATGGACGGATGAAAATTTTGGGAACACCAACTGAAAAAGCACTATTAGAATTTGGCTTTCTTTTGGGTGGTGATTTGGATTCACATCGCAAAGCGTTTCAGATACTCAAGGTTAAGCCTTTCAATTCAGTCAGGAAAAAGATGTCTGTGCTTGTAGCTCTTCCTGAAGGGGGATTGTGGGCAACTTGCAAAGGCGCATCTGAAATTGTATTAACAATGTGTGACAAGGTTATTGATGATAGTGGAAAAGCTGCTAACCTGTCTGAAGAACAGACCAGGAATATCTCAGATGTTATAAATGGCTTTGCCTCTGAAGCTCTGAGAACCCTGTGCTTGGCTTTTAAAGATCTAGATGATAATTCTGAACAAAGCGACATCCCTGATTTTGGCTACACATTGGTAGCCATCATTGGAATCAAGGATCCATTGCGACCTGGAGTCAAGGATGCAGTTCGAATTTGTTTAGAAGCTGGAATTACTGTTCGTATGGTAACTGGCGATAATATAAATACAGCTAAAGCTATAGCCAAAGAATGTGGCATACTTACTGAGAATGGCTTGGCCATAGAAGCACCAGACTTTCGTAGGAAGACTGCTGAGGAGATGAGGGGCATCATACCATATATCCAG GTGATGGCTCGATCTTCACCTGCGGACAAACACACCTTGGTAACTAATTTGAGGAATATGTTTGGAGAAGTTGTAGCAGTAACTGGAGATGGGACCAACGATGCTCCAGCTTTGCATGAGGCAGACATTGGACTTGCAATGGGGAAATCAGGAACGGag GTTGCAAGAGAGAATGCAGATGTCATTATAATGGATGACAATTTTACAACCATCGTAAATGTTGCTAAAAGGGGACGAGCTGTCTATAGAAACATTCAAAAGTTTGTGCAGTTCCAGCTAACAGTTAATGTAGTAGCTCTTGTAATCAATTTTGTCTCTGCATGCATCTCAG GGTCTGCTCCTTTAACTGCTGTGCAGTTGCTTTGGGTCAACATGATAATGGACACCCTTGGTGCATTGGCACTAGCAACAGAACCTCCTGTTGATGAATTGATGAAAAGGCCTCCTGTAGGCAGGGGTGAAAGCTTCATTACAAGGGCCATGTGGAGGAATATATTTGGCCAGAGTATTTATCAACTGGTTGTACTTGCCATTCTCAATTTCGATGGGAAGCGCCTATTAGGACTGAGTGGCTCAGATGCCACTAAAACTGTCAATACTTTGATATTCAACTCCTTTGTTTTTTGCCAG GTCTTCAATGAAATAAACAGCCGCGACATAGAGAAGATAAATGTATTCCAGGGCATATTCAGCAGCAAGATATTTGTAGCTGTTATTGTTTCAACAGTGACATTCCAAGTAATCATAGTGGAGTTCTTGGGAACTTTTGCAAGCACTGTGCCACTAAGCTGGCAACTATGGCTTCTCAGCGTCTTAATCGGAGCAGTTAGTGTGCCGGTCGCAGTTGTCGTCAAGTGCATACCTGTCCACAGACGCGCTGCAGAGCACCATGATGGCTATGATGCTCTATCTACTGGTCCGGAACTCACTTGA